One genomic region from Gammaproteobacteria bacterium encodes:
- a CDS encoding cobalamin-binding protein — protein sequence MPHRIVSLIASATEIVCALGFERELVGRSHECDHPPGVARLPTCSSSKVKVEAYSRAIDDQVQAIVRDGLSVYSVDPVLLDRLAPTVIVTQTQCEVCAVSLRDVERAVCDLVRSQPAIVSLEPMALGDVWSDIRAVAAALGEPARGDGLVARLTGRLEVLRHATRALRRPSIACIEWIDPLMMAGNWVPELVECAGGVDPLGEAGAHSGYRDIDELVAADPDVIAVMPCGFDIERAEREMPALAARPEWHRLSAVREGRVVITDGNQYFNRPGPRVVESAEILAECLHPGRFDFGHRGRGWRSWEPSGSHA from the coding sequence ATGCCCCACCGCATCGTCTCGCTCATCGCGAGCGCGACCGAGATCGTGTGCGCGCTGGGCTTCGAGCGCGAGCTCGTGGGCCGGTCGCACGAGTGCGACCATCCGCCCGGCGTCGCACGGCTGCCCACCTGCTCGAGCTCGAAGGTGAAGGTGGAGGCCTACAGCCGGGCCATCGACGACCAGGTGCAGGCGATCGTCCGCGACGGCCTGTCGGTGTACAGTGTCGACCCGGTCCTGCTCGACCGGCTGGCGCCCACCGTCATCGTCACCCAGACCCAGTGCGAGGTGTGCGCGGTGAGCCTGCGGGACGTGGAGCGCGCGGTGTGCGACCTGGTGCGCTCGCAACCGGCGATCGTGTCGCTCGAGCCGATGGCGCTGGGCGACGTCTGGAGCGACATCCGGGCGGTCGCGGCCGCGCTCGGGGAACCGGCGCGCGGCGACGGGCTGGTGGCGCGCCTGACGGGCCGGCTCGAGGTACTCCGCCACGCCACGCGTGCGCTGCGGCGGCCCTCCATAGCCTGCATCGAGTGGATCGACCCGCTCATGATGGCAGGCAACTGGGTGCCGGAGCTGGTGGAGTGCGCCGGCGGGGTGGACCCGCTCGGGGAGGCCGGGGCGCACTCCGGCTATCGGGACATCGATGAGCTCGTCGCCGCCGACCCCGACGTGATCGCGGTCATGCCCTGCGGGTTCGACATCGAGCGCGCCGAGCGGGAGATGCCCGCGCTGGCCGCCCGGCCGGAATGGCACAGGCTCTCCGCCGTGCGCGAGGGCCGGGTGGTGATCACGGACGGCAACCAGTACTTCAACCGGCCGGGGCCGCGCGTGGTGGAGTCGGCCGAGATCCTGGCGGAGTGCCTTCACCCGGGTCGCTTCGACTTCGGGCACCGCGGGCGCGGATGGAGGAGCTGGGAGCCGAGCGGTTCCCACGCGTGA